Proteins encoded together in one Nitrospirota bacterium window:
- a CDS encoding phosphatidate cytidylyltransferase, translating to MADLNLQTQEYKTTGRPQAEPAAPSRFDPRRIYTILVLAPLVYGVTRYLPPLAFSGVVVLAGALALYEFYRLCFGGRSHSWLIGIGLVGFAALIFGAHRHDMILPTLLATLVCIMSVPLFSRSPLEQSLRDGAMTLFGVLYLGFTLGTLSMTRLLPEGEWLIFFLLLVTWASDTGAYYAGTLCGRHPLAPRISPKKTVEGLVGGLISAIIVGYVARWWFLPGLSGLDCLILAILLTFTGLWGDLTESVMKRSVGVKDSGGILPGHGGMLDRLDSLLFAAPAFYYYVTLASRLRVSE from the coding sequence GTGGCCGATCTCAACCTCCAGACGCAGGAATATAAGACTACCGGCCGGCCACAGGCTGAACCAGCCGCACCGTCTCGATTTGATCCCCGTCGGATCTATACCATTCTGGTCCTCGCCCCACTGGTCTATGGTGTCACTCGCTACCTTCCTCCTCTCGCATTTTCTGGCGTCGTCGTGCTGGCAGGGGCGCTCGCCCTCTACGAGTTTTACCGATTATGTTTCGGCGGCCGCAGCCATTCCTGGTTGATCGGTATCGGGCTGGTAGGATTTGCCGCCCTGATATTCGGCGCACACCGTCATGACATGATCCTCCCAACCCTCCTGGCTACCCTGGTCTGTATCATGTCAGTCCCCCTTTTCAGTCGCTCGCCACTCGAACAGAGCCTGAGAGATGGAGCAATGACCCTATTTGGCGTGCTCTACCTCGGCTTCACTCTCGGCACACTTTCAATGACGAGGCTCCTGCCTGAGGGAGAATGGCTGATCTTTTTTCTCCTGCTGGTGACCTGGGCATCCGATACCGGCGCCTACTATGCCGGCACTCTCTGCGGTCGCCATCCTTTGGCTCCCAGGATCAGTCCCAAAAAAACGGTCGAGGGCTTGGTGGGAGGCTTGATAAGTGCCATAATCGTTGGGTATGTCGCTCGGTGGTGGTTTCTCCCAGGATTGTCAGGTCTCGACTGTCTGATCTTGGCTATCCTACTCACCTTTACCGGTCTTTGGGGCGATCTGACCGAATCGGTTATGAAACGCAGCGTTGGCGTGAAGGATTCCGGCGGGATACTGCCGGGCCACGGCGGTATGCTGGATCGGCTGGATAGTCTCTTGTTCGCCGCCCCTGCATTCTACTACTATGTGACATTGGCCAGCCGCTTACGAGTTAGCGAGTGA
- a CDS encoding 1-deoxy-D-xylulose-5-phosphate reductoisomerase has product MKTIVILGSTGSIGTNTLDIVERFPDKFRVAGLTAHSNDEKLEDQIRLFKPSVVALSDTTAAARLRRRCAGLSVEILAGEEGLIQVASTPEAELVISAIVGGAGLLPTLAAIRSRKHIALANKEPMVMAGKLMQDEARRYGVRIFPVDSEHSAIFQSLEGHRLEDVRRLILTASGGALWTIGREELPDVTPERALQHPNWKMGAKITIDSATLMNKGLEVVEARWLFDIPESQIEVMIHRESIIHSLVEYQDRSMIAQLGLPDMRTPISYAMQYPERLSMDLPSLDLTEIGKLTFCKPDHDRFPCLGLGYESLQIGGTMPATLNAANEVAVEAFLNGGIRFTNIAEIIRSTMDDHNPKDVETLEDALEADRWAREKAESLVVALAR; this is encoded by the coding sequence ATGAAAACTATCGTTATTCTCGGATCCACCGGATCGATCGGCACCAATACCTTGGATATCGTGGAACGGTTTCCCGACAAGTTCCGCGTAGCAGGCCTCACCGCCCACAGCAATGATGAAAAACTCGAAGACCAGATCCGCCTATTCAAGCCTAGCGTGGTCGCCCTATCGGACACCACCGCCGCCGCCAGGCTCCGGCGACGTTGTGCGGGTCTGTCCGTCGAAATTCTGGCAGGTGAGGAGGGATTGATTCAGGTTGCCTCGACGCCCGAAGCGGAACTCGTCATTTCAGCGATCGTCGGTGGGGCCGGCCTCCTGCCTACCCTTGCAGCCATCCGGAGCCGAAAACACATCGCCTTGGCCAATAAAGAGCCGATGGTCATGGCCGGTAAACTCATGCAGGACGAGGCGCGGCGGTATGGAGTTCGTATCTTCCCGGTCGACAGCGAACACAGCGCGATCTTCCAGTCATTGGAAGGCCACCGTCTCGAGGATGTCCGCCGCCTGATTTTGACTGCATCCGGAGGAGCGCTTTGGACCATAGGCCGCGAGGAACTGCCGGATGTCACGCCTGAACGAGCACTCCAACATCCCAACTGGAAAATGGGCGCAAAAATCACCATCGATTCTGCCACGTTGATGAACAAAGGGCTCGAAGTCGTCGAGGCCCGTTGGCTCTTCGACATTCCTGAATCTCAGATCGAAGTCATGATCCATAGGGAAAGCATCATCCACTCTCTGGTAGAATATCAGGATCGTTCGATGATCGCACAGTTGGGATTGCCTGATATGCGGACACCGATATCGTACGCCATGCAGTATCCGGAACGCCTGTCGATGGATCTCCCTTCGTTGGACCTGACAGAAATCGGGAAATTGACGTTCTGCAAGCCGGATCACGACCGATTTCCCTGTTTGGGTCTTGGATATGAATCACTTCAGATCGGCGGAACGATGCCGGCCACATTGAATGCTGCAAATGAAGTCGCAGTTGAGGCATTCTTGAACGGGGGTATCCGGTTCACCAACATTGCGGAAATCATTCGTAGCACGATGGACGACCACAACCCCAAAGACGTGGAAACGTTGGAAGATGCGCTGGAAGCAGATCGTTGGGCCAGGGAAAAGGCCGAGTCGTTGGTTGTGGCATTAGCACGCTAA
- the rseP gene encoding RIP metalloprotease RseP codes for MAFTWSPDTIWLLLQKAWWFLVVLGVLVAFHELGHFLAARWVGVKVLKFSLGFGPKLFGRQMGETEYLLSAIPLGGYVKLFGEDEAEATTQEDRARSFAHKGLWGKVLIVAAGPGFNFILAYFIFAGWLATGTPLFVPTFQDLTPDIEAMVPGSPADVAGIQVGDRVSRVNGEVISTRTELFDAVAKSNGQALTLEIKRGGQIKTVKVTPTIAPGQQTSTQEPGYYLGVEEAPPLVTSVMQSSPAAKAGLQTGDHVVSIDGLTIHTWSQMTGIVKESPNRQLQVEVLREGHRISLAVTPSVEKAMVNGQSVDIGKIGISGPGRSIMRSSTPLLSLYDGLGATWGWTELTAIGLYKMVVGDISSKNIGGPLTIANISGEAASQGASSVVFLIAILSINLGVLNLLPIPILDGGHLLFFLIEGILRKPLGERQREIAQQAGLVLLVGVMIFAFWNDLERIFIR; via the coding sequence ATGGCATTTACCTGGTCCCCCGATACCATCTGGTTGTTGTTGCAGAAGGCCTGGTGGTTCCTGGTCGTTCTGGGCGTGCTGGTCGCGTTTCATGAACTCGGACATTTCTTGGCTGCTCGCTGGGTCGGTGTAAAGGTTCTCAAGTTTTCACTTGGGTTCGGGCCAAAGCTATTCGGCCGCCAAATGGGTGAAACTGAGTACCTCCTCTCGGCCATTCCCCTTGGTGGCTATGTAAAGTTGTTTGGCGAAGACGAGGCTGAGGCGACGACACAGGAGGATCGTGCCCGATCGTTCGCACACAAAGGCCTCTGGGGAAAAGTCCTGATCGTCGCCGCAGGACCTGGTTTTAACTTCATTCTGGCCTATTTCATTTTTGCCGGATGGCTTGCCACCGGTACTCCGCTTTTTGTACCAACATTCCAGGATCTGACTCCGGATATTGAAGCGATGGTCCCAGGTTCTCCAGCCGATGTTGCCGGCATCCAGGTGGGAGATCGTGTGAGTCGAGTCAACGGAGAGGTGATTTCGACCAGAACCGAACTTTTCGACGCTGTCGCGAAAAGCAACGGCCAGGCCCTAACGCTGGAGATCAAACGAGGCGGACAAATCAAGACGGTGAAAGTCACACCCACCATCGCCCCTGGGCAACAGACATCTACACAAGAACCCGGATATTACCTGGGAGTTGAAGAAGCCCCCCCTCTTGTCACTTCAGTCATGCAAAGCTCTCCGGCAGCCAAAGCCGGGCTTCAAACCGGCGACCATGTGGTGAGCATCGACGGTCTAACGATCCACACCTGGTCTCAAATGACTGGCATTGTGAAAGAAAGCCCCAACCGCCAGTTACAGGTAGAGGTCTTGCGGGAGGGGCATCGGATTTCGTTGGCTGTGACGCCTTCTGTTGAGAAGGCGATGGTCAACGGTCAGTCGGTCGACATCGGCAAAATTGGTATTTCAGGCCCCGGCCGGTCGATCATGCGCTCGAGCACTCCTCTTCTGTCATTGTATGACGGTTTGGGAGCGACATGGGGCTGGACCGAACTGACCGCAATCGGTCTCTACAAGATGGTCGTAGGGGATATCTCCAGCAAGAATATCGGCGGCCCACTCACCATCGCCAACATTTCCGGTGAAGCCGCTTCACAGGGGGCCTCAAGCGTGGTCTTCCTCATCGCGATTCTGAGTATCAATCTAGGTGTCCTCAACCTACTCCCCATTCCTATCCTAGACGGCGGCCATCTCTTATTTTTCCTGATCGAGGGCATTCTGCGAAAACCCCTCGGCGAACGACAGAGAGAAATCGCCCAGCAGGCAGGTCTCGTGCTGTTAGTAGGCGTGATGATCTTTGCATTTTGGAACGATCTTGAGCGGATCTTTATCCGTTAG
- a CDS encoding proline--tRNA ligase, whose product MRTSQVLIPTLREDPGEAETVSHKLMLRSGLIRKVAAGVYTYLPLGLRVIRKVEQIIREEMNRAGAQELLMPIASPAELWHETGRWNFYGKELLRFKDRHERDFCLGPTHEEVITDLFRREVRSYRQMPLNFYQIQTKFRDEIRPRFGLMRGREFIMKDAYSFDQDEASARLSYQKMYDAYQRIFTRCGLTFRAVEADTGLIGGSSSHEFMVLADTGENTIVYSDGGAYAANIEQAEVLPPTEADADAAPPRPLRTVHTPGCRTVEEVTKFLNISSKHLIKTLLYSAAEETVAVLVRGDHDANEVKIQRLLRLTGLELATPTVVEQVTGAPVGFAGPIGLKNVRIIADHAIKSLRNVVIGGNQSDTHYVDANWDRDFQVQQFADLRSACAGDPSPRRDGILKTAKGIEVGHVFMLGTKYSEAMKASFLDLHGKECLAVMGCYGIGVGRTAASAIEQNHDSKGIIWPFPIAPFHVHLLPLTQSAQTAQVTAQLYDGLQAAGLEVLWDDRDERAGVKFNDADLMGAPFQIAIGDKGLAEGVVEIKTRKDGVKLKLSPTHVVGHLTGTRSC is encoded by the coding sequence ATGCGGACATCTCAAGTCCTGATCCCCACATTGCGAGAAGACCCGGGCGAAGCGGAGACCGTCAGCCATAAGCTGATGCTTCGCTCAGGCCTGATTCGCAAAGTAGCCGCCGGCGTCTACACCTACCTTCCCCTGGGGCTTCGGGTCATCCGAAAAGTCGAACAGATCATTCGGGAAGAGATGAACCGGGCCGGCGCACAGGAACTCCTCATGCCCATCGCTTCCCCGGCGGAATTGTGGCACGAAACAGGCCGCTGGAACTTCTACGGCAAGGAGCTCTTGCGATTTAAGGATCGCCATGAGCGTGATTTCTGCTTAGGGCCGACCCATGAGGAAGTGATCACCGACTTATTCAGGCGCGAGGTCCGTTCCTACCGGCAGATGCCGTTGAACTTCTACCAGATTCAAACGAAGTTCCGCGACGAAATACGCCCTCGCTTCGGACTCATGCGGGGCCGAGAGTTTATCATGAAAGATGCCTATAGCTTTGACCAAGACGAAGCCAGCGCCAGGCTCAGCTATCAGAAGATGTACGACGCCTACCAACGCATCTTCACACGCTGCGGTCTCACATTCCGCGCTGTGGAGGCCGACACAGGCCTGATTGGCGGGAGTTCATCGCATGAATTCATGGTACTCGCAGATACCGGGGAAAATACGATTGTCTACAGTGATGGCGGCGCCTATGCTGCCAATATCGAACAGGCGGAGGTGCTTCCTCCCACTGAAGCTGATGCAGACGCAGCCCCCCCACGCCCCCTGCGTACAGTACACACGCCTGGATGCCGGACGGTCGAAGAAGTGACGAAGTTTCTCAACATCTCCTCCAAACACCTCATCAAAACGCTCCTCTATTCAGCGGCGGAGGAAACAGTCGCTGTACTCGTACGAGGAGACCATGATGCGAATGAAGTGAAGATTCAACGCCTCCTTCGACTCACCGGTCTTGAACTCGCAACTCCCACTGTCGTAGAGCAGGTCACTGGCGCTCCGGTGGGGTTTGCTGGCCCCATTGGCCTCAAAAACGTTCGAATTATAGCCGACCATGCGATCAAATCCTTGCGCAACGTGGTCATCGGAGGCAACCAGAGCGATACACACTATGTCGATGCCAATTGGGATCGTGACTTTCAAGTCCAGCAGTTTGCCGATCTTCGCAGTGCTTGCGCAGGGGACCCGTCACCGAGAAGAGACGGGATCTTGAAAACGGCCAAAGGCATCGAAGTCGGACATGTCTTTATGCTCGGCACCAAATACAGTGAAGCGATGAAAGCCTCTTTTCTTGATCTTCATGGCAAAGAATGCCTCGCTGTCATGGGATGCTACGGCATCGGGGTTGGGCGCACTGCAGCTTCGGCGATCGAACAGAATCACGACTCCAAAGGGATCATCTGGCCCTTCCCGATCGCACCATTCCATGTGCATCTCCTCCCTCTCACTCAATCCGCACAGACCGCCCAAGTCACGGCCCAACTCTATGACGGGCTACAAGCAGCCGGGCTGGAAGTACTCTGGGATGATCGAGACGAACGAGCAGGTGTAAAGTTCAATGATGCAGACCTGATGGGAGCTCCCTTCCAAATCGCCATCGGAGACAAGGGCCTCGCCGAAGGAGTTGTGGAGATCAAGACTCGGAAAGACGGGGTGAAACTCAAACTGTCCCCCACCCACGTCGTCGGCCATCTTACAGGCACACGATCATGTTAA
- the tadA gene encoding Flp pilus assembly complex ATPase component TadA encodes MQANPIPKNLQELQQKVAFTENVKRITDQILAASDLDHILLDMRNDILSIFDAEAVTIYAFDSEKKEIFSKVPHIDSVEEFRIPITEQSLAGFCAKYLRPVSIADAYNAAELQSIHPSLLHDSSYDKRTGFKTKQVLTYPIVADNKYLMGVFQLLNKKGGTRFTRKDEESVAEISKALGIALFNLKKITKKNPTKFDLLVTSNRITQNELDQALVESKKGVSDFESILIEKYKVPKLEIGKSLAQFHKCPYIEYNDRTIVDVELLKNLNVDYLKKNHWMPLKRDRTAIEILTDDPSDLDRVADIKRTFPGLNIRFAISLRRDIAQFLGSATGQGLGETGGTRKLDENVSDILGELVNEAQEAAADDAGVGLDENDNAIVRLANQIIADAYRQGASDIHVEPYGEKRETLVRFRVDGDCFEYMKIPQSYRRAIVSRLKIMASLDIAERRKPQDGKIKFKLSDSKEIELRVATIPTAGYNEDVVMRLLAASEPLPLDKMGFSDRNLAAIKQIAAKPYGIILCVGPTGSGKTTTLHSVLGYINTPDIKIWTAEDPVEITQYGLRQVQVLPKINFTFAAAMRAFLRADPDVIMVGEMRDKETADIGIEASLTGHLVMSTLHTNSAVETVTRLLDMGCDSFSFADAMLGVLAQRLTRRICKECKEQYVGTPVEYEEIRQGYGPEHWDKLGIPQDNTFRLARGKGCEICNRTGFKGRVALHELLLGSDNIKRMIQAKAKTEDMLQAAVQEGMTTLMQDGVQKALLGQTTFKEVKAVAIK; translated from the coding sequence ATGCAGGCGAATCCCATACCCAAAAATCTTCAAGAACTTCAGCAGAAAGTGGCCTTCACCGAGAACGTCAAGCGCATCACGGACCAGATCCTTGCCGCCAGCGATCTTGACCACATTCTTCTTGACATGCGCAACGACATCCTCAGCATCTTTGATGCCGAAGCCGTCACCATCTACGCGTTTGACTCAGAAAAGAAAGAAATCTTTTCAAAGGTCCCTCACATCGACAGTGTCGAGGAATTCCGCATTCCCATCACTGAACAAAGTTTGGCTGGCTTCTGTGCGAAATATCTCCGCCCAGTGAGCATTGCGGATGCCTACAACGCCGCCGAACTGCAAAGCATCCACCCCTCGCTTCTCCATGACAGTTCCTACGACAAACGGACAGGATTCAAGACGAAACAGGTGCTGACCTACCCGATTGTTGCCGACAACAAGTACTTGATGGGAGTTTTTCAACTCCTCAACAAAAAAGGCGGCACACGATTCACAAGAAAGGATGAAGAATCCGTCGCGGAAATCTCGAAAGCACTCGGCATTGCTCTTTTCAATCTCAAAAAGATTACAAAAAAGAATCCAACCAAATTCGACCTGCTGGTTACAAGCAACCGCATTACCCAGAACGAGCTGGATCAGGCGCTTGTCGAATCCAAGAAAGGCGTGTCGGACTTCGAGAGCATCCTGATTGAGAAATATAAGGTTCCAAAACTCGAGATCGGGAAGTCGCTCGCCCAGTTTCACAAATGCCCCTATATTGAATACAACGATCGAACAATCGTTGACGTAGAACTCCTCAAAAACCTGAACGTTGATTATCTCAAGAAGAACCACTGGATGCCTCTCAAGCGCGACCGGACCGCCATTGAAATTTTGACTGACGATCCGAGCGATCTCGATCGCGTGGCGGATATTAAGCGGACCTTCCCAGGCCTTAATATTCGCTTCGCGATCAGCCTCCGTCGTGATATCGCCCAGTTCCTTGGCTCCGCCACTGGGCAAGGGCTGGGCGAGACCGGCGGCACACGAAAGCTGGACGAAAATGTCTCCGATATTCTCGGTGAACTCGTCAACGAAGCCCAAGAGGCGGCGGCAGATGATGCCGGAGTCGGGCTCGACGAAAATGACAATGCCATCGTGCGACTGGCCAATCAAATTATCGCCGACGCCTATCGACAAGGCGCATCCGATATTCACGTCGAACCCTATGGTGAAAAGCGGGAAACGCTTGTCCGGTTCCGGGTAGACGGCGACTGCTTTGAGTACATGAAGATTCCGCAAAGTTATCGACGCGCCATCGTGTCACGCCTGAAGATTATGGCCAGCCTCGACATTGCAGAACGGCGGAAGCCCCAGGACGGCAAGATCAAATTCAAACTGTCGGATAGCAAAGAAATCGAGTTGCGGGTCGCAACGATTCCAACTGCCGGATATAACGAAGACGTGGTCATGCGCCTGCTCGCAGCCAGCGAGCCCTTGCCTCTCGACAAGATGGGGTTCTCGGATCGGAATCTCGCAGCCATCAAGCAGATTGCCGCAAAACCCTACGGTATTATTCTCTGCGTCGGGCCAACCGGTTCAGGAAAAACCACGACCTTGCATTCCGTCCTCGGTTACATCAATACGCCGGACATCAAGATCTGGACGGCGGAGGATCCCGTCGAAATCACGCAATATGGACTCCGGCAGGTCCAAGTTCTTCCCAAGATCAACTTTACATTTGCCGCGGCCATGCGCGCGTTTCTCCGGGCTGATCCCGACGTCATTATGGTCGGAGAAATGCGGGATAAAGAAACAGCCGATATCGGCATCGAAGCCTCATTGACCGGACACCTCGTCATGAGCACACTCCATACAAACAGTGCAGTGGAAACCGTCACCCGGCTTCTCGATATGGGCTGCGACTCGTTTAGTTTTGCCGATGCGATGTTGGGCGTCCTCGCCCAGCGCCTCACCCGTCGGATTTGCAAGGAGTGTAAGGAGCAATACGTCGGAACACCGGTAGAATACGAAGAAATACGCCAGGGTTATGGACCTGAACATTGGGACAAGCTCGGCATTCCCCAAGACAACACCTTTCGTCTGGCCCGCGGAAAGGGTTGTGAGATCTGCAATCGCACTGGTTTTAAGGGGCGCGTGGCCTTACACGAGTTGCTACTGGGATCGGACAATATTAAACGCATGATCCAGGCAAAGGCGAAAACTGAAGACATGCTACAGGCTGCCGTTCAGGAGGGGATGACCACCCTCATGCAAGATGGAGTTCAGAAGGCCCTGCTTGGCCAAACGACGTTTAAGGAAGTGAAGGCAGTGGCCATCAAGTGA
- a CDS encoding PilZ domain-containing protein has translation MQQVSHRSSVLNRYRRHPRVRIPAPFVCVLSQRHSLRWLRKTGSDLGVVYDLSISGARVSTEAEIVPGDEVTLTLRLPKQINPADIAVATVRWTKDQFCGLAFKQLSPVAQNQLRKYVSILSSTAV, from the coding sequence ATGCAGCAAGTTTCACATCGATCCTCTGTATTGAATAGGTATCGTCGACACCCACGGGTCCGTATCCCTGCTCCGTTTGTCTGCGTCCTTTCCCAACGTCACTCCCTTCGTTGGTTGAGAAAGACAGGAAGTGACTTGGGTGTGGTCTATGATCTTTCAATCAGCGGAGCCCGAGTCAGCACTGAGGCAGAGATCGTGCCAGGGGATGAAGTCACGTTGACGTTACGTCTCCCCAAACAAATCAACCCCGCCGATATCGCAGTTGCCACCGTGCGATGGACGAAGGATCAATTCTGCGGTTTGGCCTTCAAGCAATTATCGCCGGTTGCACAGAATCAACTAAGAAAGTATGTGTCTATCCTGTCCAGCACTGCCGTATAG